Proteins encoded in a region of the Capra hircus breed San Clemente chromosome 3, ASM170441v1, whole genome shotgun sequence genome:
- the LOC102183565 gene encoding olfactory receptor 12-like, with the protein MSPLRNRNLSVMPLQEFVLDGFGGGPQTQALLFALFLALYVVAVLGNLTMIVVITLDARLHSPVYFFLKNLSFVDLCYSSVIAPKALATFLSSSKVITFEGCATQFFFFSLLVTTEGFLLAVMAYDRFVAICSPLRYPITMRPSVCARLMLGCYSGGSFNSILQTSFTFSLPFCSSNHIDHFFCDVPPLLKLACADTTINELLLFGLCGLIIVGTILVIFISYGYITVTILRMCSGGGRHKLFSTCGSHMTAVSLLYGTVFVMYAQPGAVESMEQGKVVSIFYTLVIPMLNPLIYSLRNKDVKDALRRLGQRHTAT; encoded by the coding sequence ATGTCACCCCTCAGAAATCGAAACCTCTCAGTGATGCCTCTGCAGGAGTTTGTGCTGGATGGATTTGGGGGTGGCCCACAGACCCAGGCCCTGCTCTTTGCTCTGTTCCTGGCCCTGTACGTGGTGGCCGTCCTGGGGAACCTCACCATGATCGTGGTCATCACACTGGATGCCCGTCTGCACTCCCCAGTGTACTTCTTCCTCAAGAACCTCTCTTTTGTGGACCTGTGTTACTCGTCTGTCATTGCCCCCAAGGCCCTGGCCACCTTCCTGTCCTCCTCCAAGGTCATCACCTTTGAGGGATGTGCCACCCagttcttcttcttctccctGCTGGTCACCACTGAGGGATTCCTCTTGGCCGTGATGGCCTATGATCGCTTCGTGGCCATCTGCAGCCCCCTGCGCTACCCCATCACCATGCGTCCCTCGGTCTGTGCCCGCCTGATGCTGGGCTGCTACTCTGGGGGCTCCTTCAACTCCATCCTACAGACCAGCTTCACATTCAGCCTCCCGTTCTGCAGCTCCAACCACATCGACCACTTCTTCTGTGATGTGCCGCCTCTGCTCAAGCTTGCCTGTGCTGACACTACCATCAATGAGCTGCTCTTGTTTGGCCTTTGTGGCCTCATCATTGTGGGCACCATACTCGTGATTTTCATCTCCTATGGCTACATCACAGTGACCATCCTGAGGATGTGCTCAGGAGGAGGGAGGCACAAGCTCTTCTCCACCTGTGGCTCCCACATGACAGCCGTGTCCCTCCTTTATGGGACTGTGTTTGTCATGTATGCCCAGCCGGGGGCTGTGGAGTCCATGGAGCAGGGCAAGGTGGTCTCCATCTTCTACACCCTGGTCATCCCAATGCTCAACCCCCTCATCTACAGCCTGAGAAACAAGGACGTGAAGGATGCCCTGAGGAGACTGGGGCAGAGGCACACAGCCACGTGA
- the LOC102183287 gene encoding olfactory receptor 12-like — protein sequence MSTPQKRNLSVMPLQEFVLEGFEGGPQTQALLFALFLALYVVAVLGNLAMMVVITLDARLHSPMYFFLKNLSLVDLCYSSVIAPKALATFLSSSKLITFGGCATQLFFFSLLATTEAFLLAVMAYDRFVAICSPLHYPITMRPSVCACLVLGSYCGGCLNSILQTSFTFSLPFCSSNHIDHFLCDVPPLLKLACADTMINELVLFGICGFIIVGTTLMVLTSYGYITVTILRMCSGGGRDKLFSTCGSHMTAVSLFYGTVFVMYAQPGAVESMEQGKVVSVFYTLVIPMLNPLVYSLRNKDMQEALWRLGQRHTAT from the coding sequence ATGTCAACCCCGCAAAAGAGAAACCTTTCAGTGATGCCTCTGCAGGAGTTTGTGCTGGAGGGCTTTGAGGGTGGCCCACAGACCCAGGCCCTGCTCTTTGCTCTGTTCCTGGCCCTGTACGTGGTGGCCGTCCTGGGGAACCTCGCCATGATGGTGGTCATCACCCTGGATGCCCGTCTGCACTCCCCGATGTACTTCTTCCTCAAGAACCTCTCCCTTGTGGACCTGTGTTACTCGTCTGTCATCGCCCCCAAGGCCCTGGCCACCTTCCTGTCCTCCTCCAAGCTCATCACCTTTGGGGGCTGTGCCACACAGCTGTTCTTCTTCTCCTTACTGGCTACCACTGAGGCATTTCTCCTGgccgtgatggcctatgaccgcttcgTGGCCATCTGCAGCCCCCTGCACTACCCCATCACCATGCGTCCCTCGGTCTGTGCCTGCCTGGTGCTGGGCTCCTACTGTGGGGGCTGCCTCAACTCCATCCTGCAGACCAGCTTCACATTCAGCCTCCCGTTCTGCAGCTCCAACCACATCGACCACTTCCTCTGTGATGTCCCTCCATTGCTCAAGCTTGCCTGTGCTGACACTATGATCAATGAGCTGGTCTTGTTTGGAATCTGTGGCTTCATCATCGTGGGCACCACACTCATGGTCCTCACCTCCTATGGCTACATCACAGTGACCATCCTGAGGATGTgctcaggaggagggagagacaaGCTCTTCTCCACCTGCGGCTCCCACATGACAGCCGTGTCCCTCTTTTATGGGACCGTTTTTGTCATGTATGCCCAGCCGGGGGCTGTGGAGTCCATGGAGCAGGGCAAGGTGGTCTCCGTCTTCTACACCCTGGTCATCCCGATGCTCAACCCCCTCGTCTACAGTCTGAGAAACAAGGACATGCAGGAAGCCCTGTGGAGACTGGGGCAGAGACACACAGCCACGTGA